The nucleotide window GATACCCGTCACCGATGGAGTGATGCCTCAGGTTTCCAACTTCTCCAAAGCGGGAAGAGGCCACGCCCACGGTAGCTTTGAGAGAGGTGGGAGCTGGGGGGAAgcttcccctctcctcccccgcccacACCGCCCACCTCTgacgcccccccccccaagttgctctgctctgctctgctctcctccccccttccctcagTGACCCAGCTGTGCGCGCGCGCAAAGCCTGGCTGgcttcccttccctctctGCTGCTCCCCCGCCCCTTTTCTGTTCTCCGTCCTTCCCACCTTGTAATCCCGTCCTTGGCTGCTGGCAAAGAAAAGGTAGGTACGTACCGTTCACACCGGAGCTCCAGCCTTTGCCCGTctaccaccctcctcccccctccccccccccccaactcagcctttcctctctcccttatttttctcctccttttccttccctctctcccatccAAGCTTTCCCATCAAATCCAACTCTCCACGCCCGTGTTCTATCCTTACACTCTTCAATTGATATCTTACCAACGCGCCCTTCCATCAAAATGACCGGCCGCAAGAGAaagcaagaggaggaggagctcgtAGCTCTGCCCAgtgatgacgaagaggaggaggaggagtaagCCCATCCCCCGTGCTCCCCTGATGCTGGTGTTTTCTGTAGCTGCCTTGGATGCCATTCCCCATCGTCACTGATGCGACGCGACTGGTCTGAACGCCATCAGACCTTGTGTGGCGAAATGGGCGCTGATGTCGTTGGCGCATCCTACTTTCGCGGTGGTAGCCGGAGCATTGTCTCCGTCGACAATTGGGAGATGGCCATGATTTGCATGCCAGATAACCCCGAATCTGTGGCTGACTCGTAGCGGTGCAGGTATGTCTctgacgaggatgacgaagaagTCGGCGATAGTTCCGGCGATGACGGAAGCTTCAACGAAGAGGATgccgaagatgacgaggagggcgaagaagaagacgaggaagctGCCCCGGGTATGACCAGCCTCGCAATCCCATTAACTTGTTTTTGGCGCGCTAATCATCTTCCCTCAACCAAGCTcctcccaagaagaagataaAGACGGCAGCTACCGCCGAGGGTGATGCGCCTCAGAAGAACGGCCACAAGAACGGTGTCGCCGAGAATGAGGGAGATGaccaagaggaggaggatcaagagggcgaggaagaaggcgacgatgatgacgtcgaagacgaggaaggtgctgaggaggatgagcccCCTATCGCTTCCAAGGGcgtcaagaaggctgccgcaccgcctgccgccgccgagggcagcgctgctgctgttgccgctgatggtgacgacgaggactAATGGTGGTGAGAcatggctgtggtggtgttggcaaGTTCCTCGCGATCCATGAGCCCCCATTGCGTGCGACCTCTCCTGCTCTGAAGGCGTTGGCGTTTGTGACCACTGATTCGTGGCTGGCTGGATGCCGGAGGAAGCGGCTgtcttttgtttgctttGGTATGCGTGCGCAATAGGTACCGTCCTCGTCGATCTCAGCTAGATATATATATCCATGTCATGAACTGCtcctgttgttggtgtttgcgcTATACCGACTTGTAGTCAGGAGCATGGGGTGTGAATTGCGATTGGTTGCTTACATGCTTGCCCCTTCGTTGCTGATTTGGTCCACGTGTGGACGGCGGCCGAAGGGGGGAAGCGCAGATGGAGCGGTCTCTTCAAGGAAGAACAGAACGGATGAAAAGGGAAGAAAGCAGTGTTGTGTTTTACACCAACCTCCCTAACAGCAGCCCCAGTCATATTGTCGATTTGGCGAGGCCCACACCATTGGCCTCGTGATGCCCAATCTTAGGCTGGGACATGTAGTGCCACGTCGACAATGGGGGTCGAGATCCGCCAAGCTCTGGCCTATTTTGGTGGCCATCAGTTTGATAGGCTTGTCGAGTAGGAGACCTTTTGAGATATTTGGTTTAACAGCGGCTGAGGGAAGAGGTGTGGGCGCAGTCTCTGCATATGTGCATGTATGGTCGTCTGCCTGCGTTTATACCTTCCTTTCGACCGGTTCGTTACTTGAGCAGAGAggctgatggtgatgacctCGAGAGCCGTGGCTAGCCTTTCTATGCCTGGTCCAAACCGAgtctggttgttgggggaAAAGGAAGCATACTGATCCCAGCATCTTGAGTCTGCAAGCACATCGCCAACTCAGGTCTATTCTCAGAACTGATTCCGAACTTGCCGAGAGTACCAACCAAGTTCTTGACAGAGCTCGAACTCCCTCTTGTCTCGATTGTCAACGGGAAGAGTTGTCAATCCGTACAAGTAACAGTTTCATCGAAAGCTCTTTGGGACAATGTTGTCCCATTGGGAGCCCTCAAAATGCCGATTGATCCTCCTGAAACATGGCTTCTCACTAACCAGAGACAGGAAATGATAGCTCGCGGTCGAAATAGTGTATGTAGGGCTCACCGTTGACAGCTATCCAAGATCCTTGTTGTGCCGCTAGTTGCCGCCGCAATACGAGCTTCACCACCGTTGTCGATGACAGACTTCGTTTGCTGTTTCCGCTTTGAGGATACCGAGCATAAAAAAACGCAGGTGGTAGTAGCGGCTCTGGcggggctgttgttgggacGGCGCTACGATAGTTGAGCAGGTTGgcgaaaataataaaagaaGCCGGATCGTCGCCGAGCCCTCAAGCGCAACGGTGAGCTCCGCTGCCTCGTGGCAACTGGGTCCTGGGATATCGGATCGGCCATTCGGGATCCGGGGTTTGGTCTCTTGGGAAAAACACAGATCGATGCTCGGATGAGCCACTGCCAACATCATGCCATTCGTGCTGATGAGAGGATCGACTTGGGAGCAGCAAAGACTTGGCCTTCATTTCTACAGCTAGGCTGATGCCGGGTGTCGAGAGCTACTCATACTCATCAGTAGGCAGAGTGGATAATGTGCTGTGTGTGTATCCATAAGGTTGGCTGGGAGAGGGGTCTGTTGTTGAGCAGAGATCGTGAGAATTGAAGTCTCTGTCTTCCCCTCTTGGCATGACACATCAGGTTCGCTTTCCCCTGCCCCAAAGGATTGACATGCATCGG belongs to Podospora bellae-mahoneyi strain CBS 112042 chromosome 6, whole genome shotgun sequence and includes:
- a CDS encoding hypothetical protein (EggNog:ENOG503P9GZ); its protein translation is MTGRKRKQEEEELVALPSDDEEEEEEYVSDEDDEEVGDSSGDDGSFNEEDAEDDEEGEEEDEEAAPAPPKKKIKTAATAEGDAPQKNGHKNGVAENEGDDQEEEDQEGEEEGDDDDVEDEEGAEEDEPPIASKGVKKAAAPPAAAEGSAAAVAADGDDED